Sequence from the Erythrolamprus reginae isolate rEryReg1 chromosome 2, rEryReg1.hap1, whole genome shotgun sequence genome:
TGTTACAGAATCATAGTATCAGACTCTTGAAAGAGATACATGGAGgctttctagtccaatctccaCCCAAAGTAGCAATCTTCATACTATCCCAGACAAGTGGCTATTGAAATTTTGTTTGAAAACATCCAGTTTCCATGACTCCAGGAAGCCAAAATACAGTGAtagctcgtcttacaaacgccttatcatacaaacttttcgagatacaaatccggggtttaagattttttttgcctcttcttacaaactattttcaccttacaaacccaccaccgcaaCTGGGATgtcccacttctggacttccgttgccagtgaagcacccgtttttgtgctgctgggattccctgaggctcccctccatgggaaatcccacctctggacttccatgtttttgtgatgctgcaggggaatcccagcaggggaatcccagcagtgcaaaaacgggcgcttcgctggcaacagaggtgtggaggtggggtttcccatggaggggagcctcaggggaagcccagcagtgcaaaaacgggtgcttttggctggcaaaaggggtgaattttgggcttgcacacattaatcacttttccattgattcctatgggaaacattgtttcatcttacaaacttttcaccttaagaacctcgtcccggaaccaattaagtttgtaagacaaggtatcactgtattgagtAGAGTCATGCTTGAATATTTCGTACTAGTTTGATTCATCTCAATTCCACACAAAAAGATGCAGTATAAGTACTAGGTTCTTATCTTCTTGCCTGCCTTTTTTTTAACACTGCATTCATTATCACAAGGGAAAACAATTGAACCAAAATAGTATTCTCTTTTCTCCATCTTTACatgcaaatttttttttttactggcgaTATCAACACTAAGATCAATTTTATAGAAGGTGCTGATTTGGGCACCTTTCATTTTTACAGAAATAGTGCAGAAAACAAGTTAAACAAAATATGATATTGTGTAaaactgagtccttcgggattggggggcataggagttgaataaataaataaataactctgcaTTTGTACTTTCTAACAATGCAATTTtattacacttaaataaaattcAGTTTGCTATCTCTTTTAACACtactttctaatgccacgaccccttaatacagttcctcatcttgtggtgacccccaactatatgtttagcaccaattcttccaacagatctttaagctgattggcaagaggtcaagagggacacccccctgtaaacacctgattggttggattgtaaaaatatgttccaagatgccagaatagaagctttagttgctaacaccattggaaatttgtcttttcccatggtcttaggtgacccctgtgaaatggtcattcgacccccaaagttgctagttcttagtgagaacacttctgtcacttctgattttcaagtccaatttgaacctggatggtttgccctctcaagttgctagttcttagtgaggacacctcccccacttctgattttcaagtccaatttgaacctggatgttttgccctctcaagttgctagttctgagtgagaacacttcccccacttctgattttcaagtccaatttgaacctggatgttttgccctctcaagttgctagttcttagtgagaacacctcccccacttctgattttcaagtccaatttgaacctggatgttttgccctctcaagttgctagttctgagtgagaacacttcccccacttctgattttcaagtccaatttgaacctggatgttttgccctctcaagttgctagttcttagtgagaacacctcccccacttctgattttcaagtccaatttgaacctggatgttttgccctctcaagttgctagttcttagtgaggacacctcccccacttctgattttcaagtccaatttgaacctggatggtttgccctctcaagttgctagttctgagtgagaacacctcccccacttctgattttcaagtccaatttgaacctggatgttttgccctctcaagttgctagttcttagtgagaacacctcccccacttctgattttcaagtccaatttgaacctggatgttttgccctctcaagttgctagttcttagtgagaacacttctgtcatttctgattttcaagtccaatttgaacctggatgttttgccctcatgtcctccttccatccctccctccttccatcccttctctccctccctccttctctccctccctccttccacccctccttccttcctttcgtaaaaagcacttaaacaatgacagaataaaaaaccccagccctcacctgtgtttgaatttcattcactcagtcattcattcattcttctgtatgccactcagtcccaacactttcaacccacaaattaccatttcccatccccttaatgtactgtactgtacctctacctgtacctgtactgtacacattgaataacacacttagtcatcctgatagaaacaataacaatatttatttacatttttacattttttggggggggttagcataactaggataaatcaggatcttcttctatcaccatgtctacaatggacgctgcaggtgatggtgtgacagacctcgtggtttttgtgacaaacatagttatggattgtaaaaatatgttccaagatgccagaatagaagctttagttgctaacaccattggaaatttgtcttttcccatggtcttaggtgacccctgtgaaatggtcattcgacccccaaaggggttccgagcccaaggttgagaaccactgctctaaatagatgatagacgatagatagatgatagagatagatatagatagatagatagatagatagatagatggatggatggatggatggatggatggacggatggacagacagacaggcagacaggcataCTGACAGACAGACATGCCCACTATCATTaccaatctttctctctctagaTATTGAAAGTAATACATTTTAAACATaatagtttatttaaaaaaaccttttatctatacaatagatataaacaatatttttaaaatacttttggtcacttaaaatattttaaactgctGCTAGGCCAGCAAGTTATGTATACTGTTTACATACCAAGGCATTCCATTAACTGTTGCTGGGTCATTCAATTGCAATATTTTATAGTTACTTCTGAGTTCATATCTGATAAAATTTCAGTTCTTTCAGTTGACCAACTGCAAAGTATGCCAAGaatgatattttttaattttagaaaattataAAATACTCAGATATATTAACTCTCCAAAAGATATACCATTTTTAGCATAGGAGGGTTCCTCCTGgcttggaccagttctatagaaccggtagtaacttcaTGATCTGGGTCACTGGATTTGGGAGTGAGCCAGGCCTGCCATacccttgttgtggttggctctggcccagctcctgccgcagggaatgtggaggtggatgcaggggaaacttcaacatgtcacaggcctgtgttattgaaTTGTACTGAATGGCCTCCATTTGTGGTAATGCTGGACGAGGTGGAGTTGATTCATTTTGAGCGTGTGCAGTTCCATCTGAAGAACTTCGACATGGTCATCGTTTACAAAGACTACAACAAGAAGGTCACAATGATTAACGCCATTCCTGTGGCCTCACTCGATCCCATCAAAGAGTGGCTTAAGTGAGTATGTAACACAGGTGGCATATCCCTTGCATTGGTATAATTTCCCCTGACTGGTAATTGTTGAGCGGTTAAGAGACCTTAAGGTCCCTTCCATGCGGTTTATCATCTTCACGGCATCAATCCAGACTATCTGAGAAACCATCCCAACCAATGAGAGTGACCCTCCCCATTTGTACTCCCCAAGTAGTAGGatttgcacccaccctcctcaaAGGCTGAAGGCCACAGTTGGACTGGGACCACAATGGGGGGTACACTCTGGGGGTACACCCTGGGGTACACCCTGGGGTACACAATGGGGGGTACACCCTGGAGGCGGCGATCAGATTAACAGAAGAAGCCCATGTTTGCCCATATACTTTATGTTCCCCCTCATCTTTCAGTTGTAAATTATCATTGTTTGTTTAACCTATTGAACACCTTCCCACAGGGCAACTCTGGGTGGCGGGGTTGacatgctcccggttcgctcgtgcTTGTCAGTTGTTCGAAAGCCAGTTGCAAAGGGAgcacaaggctctgcccacctgcaactggactttctgttttttcttagaAGATGTTTGgcttctccaatgcgctgctaaggtgttgtatggtttttaaattgttggtgtttttaaatataattttaatattagatttgttccatggttatactgtttttattattgttgtgagccgccacgagtcttcggagaggggcggcatacaaatctaataaattgaattgaattgaattgaattgagagcaatcaaccagtggaacagcttgcctgcgaagGTTGTGGGtattccaacacttgagacttccaAGAGGAGAtttgactgccatttgtctgaaagggtgtaggaactcctgcttgaatgggggtttggactagatttatttattttatttatttattctttgtccaatatacaatacatatggaagagaatagacattaagtaatatatatataacgatagaaagtaaaaagaagagaagtagatgggagggagagaatatatatgatataagagataaggagagaatatatatgatatacagtgatccctcgattatcgcgagggttctgttccaagacccctcgcgataatcgatttctcgcgatgtagcggtgcggaagtaaaaacaccatctgcgcatgcgcgtcctgttttccatggccgcgcatgtgcagatggtggggcgacggcagttcggaggctggcaatgttttttttcatgccggccaccccccccagcgcctccaggctcctcgccgctaccccccgcccgcccgattcgcccctcccatccctccctccttagaacgtggatttttcaccctctcaagttgctagttctgagtgagaacacttctgtcacttctgattttcaagtccaatttgaacctggatggtttgccctctcaagttgctagttcttagtgagaacacctcccccacttctgattttcaagtccaatttgaacctggatggtttcccCTCTCacgttgctagttcttagtgagaacacttctgtcacttctgattttcaagtccaatttgaacctggatggtttgccctctcaagttgctagttctgagtgagaacacttcccccacttctgattttcaagtccaatttgaacctggatgttttgccctctcaagttgctagttcttagtgagaacacttctgtcacttctgattttcaagtccaatttgaacctggatggtttgccctctcaaattgctagttctgagtgagaacacttctgtcacttctgattttcaagtccaatttgaacctggatgttttgccctcatgtcctccttccatccctcccgccttccatcccttctctccctccctccttctctccctccctccttccacccctccttccttcctttcgtaaaaagcacttaaacaatgacagaataaaaaaccccagccctcacctgtgtttgaatttcattcactcagtcattcattcattcttctgtatgccactcagtcccaacactttcaacccacaaattaccatttcccatccccttaatgtactgtactgtacctctacctgtacctgtactgtacacattgaataacacacttagtcatcctgatagaaacaataacaatatttatttacatttttacatttttttggggggggtagcataactaggataaatcgggatcttcttctatcaccatgtctacaatggacgctgcaggtgatgttgtgacagacctcgtggtttttgtgacaaacatagttatgggcagttgttggcgatttttctttttcttggctaacatggctctgtatggtgcaatggtgttgtcaagggaggccttaaagtgtatagagcgagtcatgttggggtCCCAAAGTTGCACCATGCattggagatgtgcagcagttctgttcagttctgcaagccgctcaagcgttaggccaacatcttcttcttcctcagcttgttcagcttccgcttcctcctcctcttcttcactcgctgacttggtcagctcctccagatctttgcctgtcagcggtaggccatgctcatcaagcaaaccattgacttcctctggtgtcatgtcaacgaagccttctccacccagtgcctgtgccagcttcacagagttctggactgcagcatcttgaatttcttcgggagcaaatcccctgtaatcatgcaccacttctggccacaatttcctccagcaggcattcattgtctgtgacttcatatccattaaggcattctgaatgttcttcagacaagatgcaattgtgtactgacgccagtaggccttcaatgtgaagttttcatcagcatccattgcttccacgatgcttccaagagaattgcgcatgtacagtgccttaaatgcgcggataacacctagatccatcggctggataagcgatgtggtgtttggtggcaagaattcgacttgcaccccatcatgttcatgttccaggtcatcgtggcctccagcattgtccattaggagaagcactttgaaattgagtcctttggcagccaaataatccttcacctgtgggatgaagcactgatgaaaccagtcccgcgtgaggggttttgtaatccatgctttaggattatgcatccagtacactggcaatgcattcttatttctgttcttgagggctcttggatttcgtgacttataaattagccctggcttcatcaaaaagcctgctgcattcccacacatgatcaaagtcactctatctttcatggccttaaagccaggggctttggcttcatcttgcatcaagaaagtccgtgaaggcatcctcttccagaacaggcctgtttcgtccatgttgaacacctgttctggaaggtagcccccttctgcaattagatctttaaacgtgcgctggacaaagttttcgactgcacctgtatctgctgaggcagcttctccatgcaatgacacactcttcaggccatagcgccgttgaaatttgtcaaaccaccctttgcttgctgtgaatgtggctggggctgaagaagcagaagatgttgatggctgggggtcttcagagtcaacagcaccttcatctacagagaatgacaggaaagggagagagaagtgacttgaatgaaagcatacagtccttccatccctccctctttccatccctccctccttccatccctccctccctccatccctccctccctccttccatccctccctccctccttccttccttccatccctccttccttccttccatccctccctccttccattcctccctccttccatccctccctccttccttccttccctccttccatccctccctccttccatccctccttccctccctccctccttccttccatccctccctccttccatcactccttccatccctccctccctccctccttccttccttccatccctccctccttccatccctccctccctccttcctttctttcttccttccttccatccttccttccatccctccctccttccatccctccctccttccatccctccctccttccttccttccatccctccttccatccctccctccttccctccttccctccctccttccttccttccatccctccttccatccctccctccttccatccctccttccctccctccctccttccttccttccatccctccttccatccctccctccttccatccctccctccctccttccttccatccctccctccttccatcactccttccatccctccctccctccttccttccttccatccctccctccctccttccatccctccctccctccttccttaaaaaacacttaaatacagaataaaaaaccccagccctcacctgcgtttccctcatctgcatcgcctccttctgtgtcttcaagacggttgtacaattgctgcgccttggttcgtatagtgttcgtatccaaagcaatgctctttttgtggcagtcttgtacccacacagacaaagcagcttccatcttcataagccgtttgtttctaggcgtcaccatatgagataaggaaagacaattggataggggacgataggcacatcagtgcacttatatatgccccttactggcctcttaggaacctggagaggtcaatcgtggagagtctaagggagaagtgttggggattaggggttgacacaattgagtccggtaatgagttccacgcttcgacaactcgattgttaaagtcatattttttacagtcaagtttggagtggttaatattaagtttgaatctgttgtgtgctcttgtgttgttgcggttgaagctgaagtagttgttgaccggaaggacgttgcagcatatgatcttgtgggcaatacctaaatcgtgttttaggcgccgcagttctaagctttcaagacccaggatagatagtctattttcgtagggtattctgtttcgagtggaggagtgaagggctcttctggtgaaatatctttggacgttttcgaaagtgttgatgtctgagatgtggtatgggttccagacagatgagctgtattcgagaatgggtctgggataggttttgtaggctctagtcagtagtgtgagattgccagagcagaagctacgtaggatcaggttaacaactctggaagcctttttggcgatattgttgcagtgggctttagcaattaggtcatttgatattagtattccaaggtcttttactgagtgtgggttggctgcgagatgACCTACAACtctagaaatctaaatctaaatgacCCTCCTTAGTTGTATGAAGAAAAGTGAAGGATTAGGGAAACACATTTCGACTTGCAAGATCCTGTAATAAAAGCTGTATTAGCCTGCATACTTTTGGTTTCTATATTTGGTCTACCTTGGAGGGATGATAGACAGCAGATATTACCAAAATTAAGGCAAGCCTATACAAGCAAAACTGGGTCTCTTTAAAAGAGAgttggtgttgttgttttttgctttcCATTCAGCTTTTGgtatttttctccattttttggCTTAGCATATACTTATCTGCTAACTGAGTATTATTATACATATGTCATGCATCTAATACAAAGGGGTCATGACTCCAtaaatttctatgctgtcctATCCTTTTTTTCCACCTGTACGGTGCCACAAGATTCTTTTATAACTTtgctgtaaaaaataataatgaaataaaacccACGGTGGCTGTTCCTGAAAAtacaaaaataagtaaataaataaacaaacccacctctgattttcaGTATATCCTGTGCTGTACTATTTCCTGCTGATTATTGCATAAAGGCACCATATGTTCGGTATCTCTTTTATTTGACTTGGATTTCAACAATGACTCACCGTGTTAACTTGCAAAACTAGACATGTAGATTTCCTGACCATGCCAAGTGGGCAGGAAATCAATTGGCTAACGGTTACGGTTAGAGGGGGTAAATGTTTGAATAGCAGACAAAATTACACATGAAAGCctccactctttttttttttaaaaaaaaggctccTTCTCACAATAATACGTTCAATGGCTTTGAtagttaattttaaaatactttcctAAATTCAGCCCATTTAGAACTTACCCCAGAGTTTGTCGAGGTTAAAGTGGAGAAAATAATAGAAATTCTTTTCTTAGCCACTAAATTGACCATGTCTCCTCTATATACCTTCCCTCAGCAATGAGCCCTTCTGTAACATTCTTAGACTGAaccacataggcttcagtcaggtcctccgtTCTGGAGGGAAagtactgactgctgattggctagactctCTGGCAGCTGCCTATAAAAGAGCTGAGGCTGACTGGCTACCAAGTCAACTGCATTCCACTCATTGGCTGCAGCACCTTCCGGTGGCTGCAGAATTTCAATGCCCCCCTCATGCTGACAGTGGTCAGTGGCTCTACCGAGGACAAAATAATCACCCACTGAGTGTTGAGGGGGTGGCTGAAGGGGTCTGTTGAGGctgaatttaaaatgtttatgacagttatgacagtctcaaaacgggtgagcagtgtggtcgggcagtaggaaaagcaagtaggatgcttggctgcatagctagaggtataacaagcaggaagagggagattgtgatccccttatatagagcgctggtgagaccacatttggaatactgtgttcagttctggagacctcacctacaaaaagatattgacaaaattgaacgggttcaaagatgggctacaagaatggtggaaggtcttaagcataaaacgtatcaggaaagacttaatgaactcaatctgtaaagtctggaggacagaaggaaaaggggggacatgatcgaaacatttaaatatgttaaagggttaaataaggttcaggagggaagtgtttttaataggaaagtgaacacaagaacaaggggacacaatctgaagttagttggcggaaagatcaaaagcaacgtgaggaaatattatttcactgaaagagtagtagatccttggaacaaacttccagcaggcgtggttggtaaatccacagtaactgaatttaaacatgcctgggataaacatatatccatcctaagataaaacacaggaaatagtataagggcagactagatggaccatgaggtctttttctgccatcagtcttctatgtttctatgtttctatgaccaaaTAATATGAACTGTCAGTATTGTGGGGTTGCCTTCTCTGGGGGGACCAACTGGTTGTTCCACAGAAATTGTGTGTTACAGTATTGGAAGCattgcatgtacagtggtacctctacttatgaacttaatttgttccgtgaccgggttcttaagaagaaaagtttgtaagaagaaacattttttcccataggaatcaatgtactgGACAACTGCACCAGAGGGGGGGGCAGTAGGAGTCTGGGGAAAACTTTCCTCACAGTCATGGGCACATACTTGAAATGGTTAGAGATAGCCCTCATGTCCACCACCACAGCAGAGGTGATCATCAAGGTGCTATGGAGACTTTTCTCCATGCTCAGCCTGTCCGGTGTCCTGGTTTCAGACAATATCCCCCAATTCATGGCCTTACAATTTAAAGCCTATTTAGCAGAACAGGGGATCAGACACATTCTTTGCTCACCATTCCATCCCTCCAGCAATTGTTAAGGGAAGAGAATGATGAGATCAGCAAAAGAAGTCCTTTCACGCATGAGCCCAGGCAATTGGCAACtcaaatcaatattttttaaattaatgcagcatatcactcCTAGTGCAACCACTGGTAGAcgtccttccaaacttctaatggGTTGCCAAcaatgagggaagtgtttttaataggaaagtgaacacaagaacaaggggacacaatctgaacacaagaactaggggacagaatctgaagttagttgggggaaagatcaaaagcaacatgagaaaatattattttactgaaagagttgtagatccttggaacaaacttccagcagacgtggttggtaaatccacagtaactgaatttaagcatgcctgggataaacatatatccatcctaagataaaatacagaaaatagtataagggcagactagatggatcatgaggtctttttctgccgtcagtcttctatgtttctatgtttctatgatcccaCCTAGATCTGCAACACACTAACTATTCTGCTGAGGCCCCAGTAGACTCCCATTGTCAGCTTTGACACTTTAGCGTAGGGGATCAATTATATGCCCACAATTATGCTGGGGGTCTTCTCTGAGTTCCTGCCATGGTCACAGCCCTCATTCTTACTGATAGAGCTTGAGGATGGTAGAAACTTGAGGTAGCATGTTGATCAACTCTGAGGCCAACTCAGCCACTCTGAGACAAAGCCTAACCAACAGGAGCAATCACTCACTCCTAACAGAGAGAACTCAAGCCAACCAAGTCTGGAAGACTTGCCTAGTGATGCTTATGCTGAAGGGTGAGCTCTAAGTGAACTGATCCTCAAAATTCAGCCATACCCCAGGCCAAAATCCAGAACCTTCCATTGGTCAAGGCCAGGAGCAACAAAAGTTCATCTGACCTGACCATTCACCCAGCTCCAACTGAGCTGTGAAGGTCTGAAAGACCAACGAAATGCCTTGCCTATCTCCATGACTATGCCTTACCAAACTGCATCG
This genomic interval carries:
- the LOC139158423 gene encoding tigger transposable element-derived protein 1-like codes for the protein MVTPRNKRLMKMEAALSVWVQDCHKKSIALDTNTIRTKAQQLYNRLEDTEGGDADEGNADEGAVDSEDPQPSTSSASSAPATFTASKGWFDKFQRRYGLKSVSLHGEAASADTGAVENFVQRTFKDLIAEGGYLPEQVFNMDETGLFWKRMPSRTFLMQDEAKAPGFKAMKDRVTLIMCGNAAGFLMKPGLIYKSRNPRALKNRNKNALPVYWMHNPKAWITKPLTRDWFHQCFIPQVKDYLAAKGLNFKVLLLMDNAGGHDDLEHEHDGVQVEFLPPNTTSLIQPMDLGVIRAFKALYMRNSLGSIVEAMDADENFTLKAYWRQYTIASCLKNIQNALMDMKSQTMNACWRKLWPEVVHDYRGFAPEEIQDAAVQNSVKLAQALGGEGFVDMTPEEVNGLLDEHGLPLTGKDLEELTKSASEEEEEEAEAEQAEEEEDVGLTLERLAELNRTAAHLQCMVQLWDPNMTRSIHFKASLDNTIAPYRAMLAKKKKNRQQLPITMFVTKTTRSVTTSPAASIVDMVIEEDPDLS